One Lachnospiraceae bacterium C1.1 genomic region harbors:
- a CDS encoding MMPL family transporter, with protein MSSNKNNPMYRIAEFIVDKRSGFFVLFIVMAIYCAVSMGRVEVENDVAKYLPNTTETRIGVDLMDEEFKTFGTAKILLANITYDRAKIAADGIAEIAGVDTVKFYDPDDSDYNEESLEDYYKDSAALITVMFTDEKEADITQQAIADVRDYVKDYDSYVYTTVDLDESAELQADIRFILGIVTIVIVVVLLFTSETYAEVPIFIATFIMAAILNKGTNYVFGTISFISNAVDIVLQLGLAIDYAIILFHRYLEEKNKGQDSREAMIQALSKAIVEISSSSLTTMAGLLALVFMHFQIGRDLGLVLCKSIVFSMLTVFLFMPCLIMMCRNIIEKSRHKNFVPTINHYGNFIYATRHVMPVLFIALLVFAVYCSNNCPYIFDKYSAKCAKMTDYVRAKNRIDQTFETGSQMAIVIPKGDYTKEKEIIEKLTEFDYVGDITALANVDVGDDKEYVLTDELNPRELAEVVDVDTGLVKLLYTAYAKENEAYGAFIDGIDEYKISVLDMIDYIYEQKEKNAINLSADQTEDLDDIKESIDNARKQLEGEEYSRIVFTMNGEVEGEETFEHINEVREMVQSYYTNRIYLVGDPTSNQDLSASFSKDNTLISALTAFFVGVILLFTFQSASVPFVLLLTIQGSIWINFSIPYLTNTPMYFLGYLIVSSIQMGATVDYAIVITNRYMVLRKELPSRKEAIVASLNQSFSTILTSGTILTACGFAVGYCTSNAVISAIGIALGRGTLTSIILVMLILPQILCICDPLFDRTAFVIHRQIAGGQSLERKASVMELNGHVKGYFSGYIDADLVGTVNGDMKFTLETGKASEAVKDAGK; from the coding sequence ATGAGTTCAAATAAGAATAATCCTATGTATCGAATAGCAGAATTCATTGTAGATAAAAGATCGGGATTTTTTGTTTTATTTATAGTTATGGCAATATATTGTGCCGTATCAATGGGAAGAGTTGAGGTCGAAAATGATGTTGCAAAATATCTTCCGAATACGACGGAGACAAGGATAGGCGTTGACCTCATGGATGAGGAATTTAAGACCTTTGGAACGGCCAAAATCCTTCTTGCAAATATAACCTATGACAGGGCGAAAATAGCAGCAGATGGTATTGCTGAGATAGCGGGTGTTGATACTGTCAAATTCTACGATCCTGATGACAGCGATTATAACGAGGAAAGCCTTGAGGATTATTATAAAGATTCGGCGGCACTGATCACAGTGATGTTTACTGATGAGAAAGAAGCCGATATTACGCAGCAGGCGATCGCAGATGTCAGGGATTATGTCAAGGATTATGACAGCTATGTTTATACGACAGTAGATCTTGATGAATCTGCAGAATTGCAGGCGGATATCAGATTTATCCTTGGAATAGTTACCATAGTTATAGTAGTTGTATTGCTTTTTACATCTGAGACTTACGCAGAGGTTCCGATATTCATTGCGACATTTATAATGGCAGCAATACTCAATAAGGGTACAAACTATGTTTTCGGAACAATATCATTTATTTCGAATGCAGTGGATATAGTACTTCAGCTTGGCCTTGCCATAGACTATGCTATTATTCTTTTTCATCGCTATCTCGAAGAAAAAAATAAGGGTCAAGACTCAAGAGAAGCAATGATACAGGCTCTTTCAAAGGCTATAGTCGAAATCTCTTCAAGCTCGCTTACCACAATGGCAGGACTTCTGGCGCTGGTATTTATGCATTTCCAGATAGGACGGGATCTGGGACTTGTACTTTGTAAATCAATTGTATTTTCGATGCTTACGGTATTCCTGTTTATGCCCTGTCTTATAATGATGTGCAGAAATATCATTGAAAAGAGCAGACACAAAAATTTCGTTCCTACGATCAATCATTACGGCAATTTCATTTATGCTACCAGACATGTGATGCCGGTCTTATTTATCGCATTGCTTGTATTTGCTGTATATTGCTCAAATAACTGCCCTTATATTTTTGATAAATATTCGGCTAAATGTGCAAAGATGACTGATTATGTCAGAGCGAAGAACAGGATAGATCAAACCTTTGAGACAGGAAGTCAGATGGCGATAGTGATTCCAAAAGGTGATTACACCAAGGAAAAGGAGATTATCGAAAAACTGACTGAATTTGACTATGTCGGTGATATAACTGCGCTGGCAAATGTAGATGTCGGAGATGATAAAGAATATGTTCTTACGGATGAGCTTAATCCAAGAGAACTTGCAGAGGTAGTTGATGTTGATACCGGACTGGTAAAACTGCTTTATACGGCTTATGCAAAGGAAAATGAAGCCTATGGAGCATTTATCGACGGTATTGATGAATATAAGATATCTGTTCTTGATATGATCGATTATATATATGAACAGAAAGAGAAAAATGCCATAAATCTGAGTGCGGATCAGACAGAAGACCTTGATGATATAAAGGAAAGCATAGATAATGCCAGGAAACAGCTCGAAGGTGAAGAATATTCGAGAATAGTATTCACGATGAATGGTGAAGTAGAGGGAGAAGAAACTTTCGAACATATAAATGAAGTAAGGGAAATGGTTCAAAGTTATTATACGAACAGGATATATCTTGTCGGTGATCCTACCAGTAACCAGGATCTTTCAGCTTCCTTCAGCAAGGATAATACACTTATATCTGCCCTTACGGCATTTTTCGTAGGTGTGATACTTCTCTTTACATTCCAGTCGGCAAGCGTACCTTTTGTACTGCTGCTAACGATACAGGGAAGTATATGGATTAATTTCTCTATACCTTACCTCACTAATACTCCTATGTATTTCCTTGGCTATCTGATCGTGAGCTCAATACAGATGGGCGCAACTGTAGATTATGCGATAGTTATAACAAACAGATACATGGTGCTCAGAAAAGAACTTCCGAGCAGAAAAGAGGCTATTGTTGCGAGCCTTAATCAGTCCTTTTCAACGATCCTTACGTCCGGAACGATCCTTACGGCATGTGGTTTTGCGGTAGGATACTGTACAAGTAATGCAGTAATATCTGCGATCGGAATAGCCCTTGGAAGAGGAACACTTACATCTATCATACTTGTAATGCTCATACTTCCGCAGATACTCTGTATCTGCGACCCGCTTTTTGACAGGACTGCTTTCGTTATACACAGACAGATCGCAGGAGGACAGAGCCTTGAACGCAAGGCTTCTGTAATGGAGCTTAATGGACATGTAAAGGGATATTTTTCAGGGTATATTGATGCAGATCTTGTTGGTACGGTAAACGGTGATATGAAATTTACTCTGGAAACGGGTAAAGCTAGTGAGGCGGTAAAAGATGCAGGTAAATAA